One Penaeus vannamei isolate JL-2024 unplaced genomic scaffold, ASM4276789v1 unanchor5258, whole genome shotgun sequence genomic window carries:
- the LOC138861407 gene encoding uncharacterized protein codes for MAELLSKVTVDDVVILSESLETLMASDAFSNEAKLLGLKGSWTMTKIKDFGGLSGKPVQSIHARSEDVEVKSHSFTYTLVVQYISLGCQTRRSVNGLVWQHALSQQEYLEVPVHMQKKLRVFKALRLQVLFYGSETWTLFSALESRLNAFCQYLRMGYSWQDHVSNRQLHREAGIGSVA; via the coding sequence atGGCAGAGCTATTATCCAAAGTCACTGTGGACGATGTTGTTAtcctatctgagtctctggaaactCTGATGGCGTCTGATGCATTCAGTAATGAGGCGAAGCTCCTGGGCCTGAAGGGCTCCTGGACTATGACCAAGATCAAGGATTTTGGGGGCCTGTCAGGAAAACCCGTTCAATCGATACATGCTCGCAGTGAGGATGTTGAAGTGAAGTCACACAGCTTTACATACACCTTGGTAGTGCAGTACatatctctgggctgtcagaccaggaggtCAGTAaatggattggtctggcagcatgcactcagtcaacaagagtacTTGGAGGTGCCGGTGCATATGCAGAAGAagttacgtgtcttcaaggccttaAGACTACAAGTTTTGTtttatggaagcgaaacctggacgctatTTAGTGCCTTAGAGTCGCGTCTCAATGCCTTTTGTCAGTATCTAcgcatggggtacagttggcaggaccatgtgtccaaccgacaACTTCACCGTGAGGCTGGCATAGGATCTGTTGCATAA